Proteins from one Nerophis lumbriciformis linkage group LG08, RoL_Nlum_v2.1, whole genome shotgun sequence genomic window:
- the LOC133611346 gene encoding transmembrane protein 229b-like — translation MATTILQPPVQLMVLFRWYLYAIHGYFCKVVFTAAWEFAVHSEWKFPGLTSVWTLFIYGTCILAMERMYLYLRGHCHVLVRCLIYTLWTYMWELSTGLLLRQFHACPWDYSAFRYNFLGLITAEYALPCFCASFVVERLLIRNTLRLRFHQGTDDGFGRSYISTLMSSNNSFLKWE, via the coding sequence ATGGCGACCACGATCCTGCAGCCTCCCGTGCAGCTGATGGTGCTCTTCCGCTGGTACCTGTACGCCATCCACGGCTACTTCTGCAAGGTCGTGTTCACGGCGGCGTGGGAGTTCGCCGTGCACTCCGAGTGGAAGTTCCCGGGCTTGACGAGCGTGTGGACGCTCTTCATCTACGGCACGTGCATCCTGGCGATGGAGCGCATGTACCTGTACCTGCGCGGGCACTGCCACGTGTTGGTGCGCTGCCTCATCTACACGCTGTGGACGTACATGTGGGAGCTGAGCACGGGGCTGCTGCTGCGCCAGTTCCACGCCTGCCCCTGGGACTACTCCGCCTTCCGCTACAACTTCCTGGGCCTGATCACGGCCGAGTACGCGCTGCCGTGCTTCTGCGCCTCCTTCGTCGTGGAGCGCCTGCTCATCCGCAACACGCTGCGCCTGCGCTTCCATCAGGGCACCGACGACGGCTTCGGGCGGAGCTACATCAGCACCTTGATGTCCAGCAATAACAGCTTTCTCAAATGGGAGTGA